In Hyphomicrobiales bacterium, the sequence GAGCCCGAGACCCAGGAGGGGCGCAAGGAGCTCGCCGCCCGCGCCAAGGCGGCCGAGGCCCAGCGCGACATCGCTGCCGCCCGCGACGACAAGTTCGACATCGCTTCGGGCCTGATCCAGATCGCGATCGTGATCTCGTCAGCCGCGATCATCACCGGCGTCGGTCTCCTCGCCCTGACCGGCGGGCTGCTCGGCCTCGCCGGCATCGCGCTGATGGCGCTGGCGCAGTTCGCGCCGACCGCGCTGTTCTGAGGCCGCTCAGGCCGGGAGTGCCGGCCAGCGGATCGCTTCGCCGCGCATCCTCTCCCAGGCGCGCGCCATCCTGAGCACGCCGAGATCGTCGAAGCGCTTGCCGGTGATCTGCAAGCCGATCGGCAGCCCGCCGGCCGTCAGCCCGGCATGAACCGAGATCGCCGGCTGGTCGGACATATTCGCCGCGACCGTGAAGCAGATGTGCTCGAAGGGCTTTGCGTGATCGTCGATGGGCGAGGCCCATTCGGCCGGGAAGCTCGGCACCGGCGAGACCGGCGAGAGGATGAAGTCGTAGGGCAGGATCGCCTTCAACGCCGAATCGCGCATCGCCATCATCTGGCTCATGCCGCGATAGACCCGGTCGCCGGGCAAGTCCCTGCCACCCTGTGCCCAGTGGAAGATATAGGGCAGGACCTTGGCCTGCTTCTCCATGGGCAGCGCCCCGATATCGACCCAGGCGCGCTGGCGCCAGAAATCGTCGAGCCCGTCGATCATCGCGCGGGTCAGATAGGGCGAAACCGGCTCGATGATCGCGCCCGCTTCGGCGAAGGCCTTCGCGGCCGCCACGATCGCGGCCCTGGTCTCCGGCTCGACAGGCAGGCCGATGCCGGCATCGAGCTGCAGACCGATGCGCAGGCCCTTCACGTCGATGTCGAGCGCCAGCCAGTCGATCTCCTGCGGTGGCAGGCTCATGCCGTCGCGCGCATCGGGCTTCGACAGTTCGCGCATCATCAGCGCGGCGTCCGCGACGGTGCGCGTCATCGGCCCGGCGACGCGGCCGTAATAGGTCGGGTCGATCGGCACGCGCCCGAAGCTGGGCTTGAGCCCGACGAGCCCGCACCAGCCCGCCGGCAGGCGGATCGAGCCGCCGATATCGGTGCCGACATGCAACGGGCCATAGCCCGCCGCCCCCGCCGAACCCGCCCCGGCCGAGGAACCTCCGGGGTTCTTGGTGATGTCCCACGGGTTGCGCGCGAGCCTGTGGAAGCTCGACAGCCCCGAAGAGAGCATGCCGTAATCCGGCATCGTCGTCTTGCCGAGGATGACCAGGCCGGCCTCGCGCAACCTTGCGGCCGGTGGGGCGTCATCGGCAGCGGGAGAGAGATCGGTCGCGGCTGTGCCGAGCGGCACGGCAACGCCCTTCGTCCTGATGTTTTCCTTGATCGTGCCGGGCACGCCGTCGAGCGGCAGCGCCTCGCCCTTCGCCCAGCGCACCTCGGACGCCTTCGCCTGCGCCCGCGCGCCCTCCGGGTCATAGGCATAGAGCGCGTCGAGCCTCGGCTCCCAGGCCCCGATCCGGGCGATCACCGCCTCCGTCACCTCGACGGGCGAGAGCCGGCGCGCCTTGTAGGCGGCGAGAAGCTCGGCGGCGCTCAGATCGGCAAGATCGGTCATTCCTGTATCCTCGAAGGTCACCGGCTGCGGCGCAGGCGCGGATCGACGGCATCGCGCAAACCATCGCCGAGCAGATTGAACCCCAGCACGGTCAGCGCGATCGCGGCACCCGGAAAGATCGCAAGCCAGGGCTGCGCCGCCATGAAGGTCTGTGCCTCGTTGAGCATGCGGCCCCAGGA encodes:
- a CDS encoding Amidase, coding for MTDLADLSAAELLAAYKARRLSPVEVTEAVIARIGAWEPRLDALYAYDPEGARAQAKASEVRWAKGEALPLDGVPGTIKENIRTKGVAVPLGTAATDLSPAADDAPPAARLREAGLVILGKTTMPDYGMLSSGLSSFHRLARNPWDITKNPGGSSAGAGSAGAAGYGPLHVGTDIGGSIRLPAGWCGLVGLKPSFGRVPIDPTYYGRVAGPMTRTVADAALMMRELSKPDARDGMSLPPQEIDWLALDIDVKGLRIGLQLDAGIGLPVEPETRAAIVAAAKAFAEAGAIIEPVSPYLTRAMIDGLDDFWRQRAWVDIGALPMEKQAKVLPYIFHWAQGGRDLPGDRVYRGMSQMMAMRDSALKAILPYDFILSPVSPVPSFPAEWASPIDDHAKPFEHICFTVAANMSDQPAISVHAGLTAGGLPIGLQITGKRFDDLGVLRMARAWERMRGEAIRWPALPA